Proteins encoded together in one Vigna angularis cultivar LongXiaoDou No.4 chromosome 5, ASM1680809v1, whole genome shotgun sequence window:
- the LOC108340256 gene encoding uncharacterized protein LOC108340256 isoform X1, whose protein sequence is MNEIRVLIGGCLGSVIDMHNLKFNTMGLSSIQILCVMFQRLMGHLVTRTRTLHQLARVTPFIHRHKSLLVAPISCSQTLSSLQFSTDTSAFTHHPVRLPDDLSKDLIVLSCESSAEGGVCHVYLVGVSHGTKESYRRVQATVKFLKPEALFLELCQSRASTLTCKNFKRHVPTVKEMVTQLRKKENIFSVLLGWFQAKIADDLHENEFRVAYEEAIKYGGKVILGDRPDNITLRRFWSKTPLWHKTKLLLLLLLGAVIIPGSDYLNNEPKLRDDSVMSKWFPTFVEIIGHERDQYMSSTLLKVASENSSVVAVVGRAHLEGIKKHWKQPVVMKDLMTVPSVEPAVSAIRILRSVGVVVAAVAIISGIEITVIRDDGVAGLVIISCKK, encoded by the exons ATGAACGAGATCA GGGTTCTTATTGGAGGGTGTCTTGGTTCTGTTATTGACATGCATAATCTGAAATTCAATACCATGGGGCTTTCATCCATCCAG ATTCTCTGCGTCATGTTTCAACGGCTTATGGGTCACCTCGTCACTCGCACTCGCACTCTCCATCAGCTCGCCCGAGTCACGCCCTTCATTCATCGCCATAAATCTCTCCTCGTAGCACCAATTTCTTGTTCCCAAACCCTATCTTCCCTCCAATTCTCCACCGACACCTCCGCCTTCACCCACCACCCGGTCAGGCTCCCGGACGATCTATCTAAAGACCTGATTGTCCTCTCGTGCGAGTCTTCAGCCGAAGGCGGCGTCTGCCACGTTTACTTGGTCGGAGTCTCTCATGGCACCAAG GAATCATACAGACGAGTTCAGGCTACAGTGAAATTTCTGAAACCGGAG GCCCTCTTCCTAGAGTTGTGCCAGAGTCGTGCTTCAACTCTTACCTGTAAAAATTTCAAg AGACACGTACCCACTGTGAAAGAAATGGTTACACAATTGAGGAAAAAAGAGAACATTTTTTCAGTACTTTTGGGTTGGTTCCAAGCCAAG ATTGCTGATGATCTTCATGAAAATGAGTTTCGTGTGGCATATGAAGAAGCCATCAAATATGGAGGCAAAGTGATACTTGGTGATCGCCCTGATAAT ATTACATTAAGGAGATTTTGGAGTAAGACCCCACTTTGgcataaaacaaaattgttacTCCTTTTACTTCTCGGGGCAGTTATTATACCCGGCTCTGATTATCTTAACAATGAG CCGAAGTTAAGGGATGACAGTGTCATGAGTAAGTGGTTTCCGACTTTCGTGGAGATTATTGGGCATGAACGAGATCA GTACATGTCCTCCACATTATTAAAAGTGGCGAGTGAAAATAGCTCagttgttgctgttgttggaAGGGCTCATTTAGAGGGAATAAAGAAGCATTGGAAGCAACCTGTCGTG ATGAAGGATCTCATGACAGTCCCATCTGTTGAACCAGCTGTATCTGCAATAAGAATCTTGAGATCCGTTGGTGTTGTCGTGGCTGCGGTGGCCATTATATCAGGAATTGAAATAACTGTTATAAGAGATGATGGGGTGGCTGGGCTGGTCATTATTTCATGCAAGAAATAA
- the LOC108340256 gene encoding uncharacterized protein LOC108340256 isoform X5, translated as MNEIRVLIGGCLGSVIDMHNLKFNTMGLSSIQESYRRVQATVKFLKPEALFLELCQSRASTLTCKNFKRHVPTVKEMVTQLRKKENIFSVLLGWFQAKIADDLHENEFRVAYEEAIKYGGKVILGDRPDNITLRRFWSKTPLWHKTKLLLLLLLGAVIIPGSDYLNNEPKLRDDSVMSKWFPTFVEIIGHERDQYMSSTLLKVASENSSVVAVVGRAHLEGIKKHWKQPVVMKDLMTVPSVEPAVSAIRILRSVGVVVAAVAIISGIEITVIRDDGVAGLVIISCKK; from the exons ATGAACGAGATCA GGGTTCTTATTGGAGGGTGTCTTGGTTCTGTTATTGACATGCATAATCTGAAATTCAATACCATGGGGCTTTCATCCATCCAG GAATCATACAGACGAGTTCAGGCTACAGTGAAATTTCTGAAACCGGAG GCCCTCTTCCTAGAGTTGTGCCAGAGTCGTGCTTCAACTCTTACCTGTAAAAATTTCAAg AGACACGTACCCACTGTGAAAGAAATGGTTACACAATTGAGGAAAAAAGAGAACATTTTTTCAGTACTTTTGGGTTGGTTCCAAGCCAAG ATTGCTGATGATCTTCATGAAAATGAGTTTCGTGTGGCATATGAAGAAGCCATCAAATATGGAGGCAAAGTGATACTTGGTGATCGCCCTGATAAT ATTACATTAAGGAGATTTTGGAGTAAGACCCCACTTTGgcataaaacaaaattgttacTCCTTTTACTTCTCGGGGCAGTTATTATACCCGGCTCTGATTATCTTAACAATGAG CCGAAGTTAAGGGATGACAGTGTCATGAGTAAGTGGTTTCCGACTTTCGTGGAGATTATTGGGCATGAACGAGATCA GTACATGTCCTCCACATTATTAAAAGTGGCGAGTGAAAATAGCTCagttgttgctgttgttggaAGGGCTCATTTAGAGGGAATAAAGAAGCATTGGAAGCAACCTGTCGTG ATGAAGGATCTCATGACAGTCCCATCTGTTGAACCAGCTGTATCTGCAATAAGAATCTTGAGATCCGTTGGTGTTGTCGTGGCTGCGGTGGCCATTATATCAGGAATTGAAATAACTGTTATAAGAGATGATGGGGTGGCTGGGCTGGTCATTATTTCATGCAAGAAATAA
- the LOC108340256 gene encoding uncharacterized protein LOC108340256 isoform X6 — protein sequence MHNLKFNTMGLSSIQESYRRVQATVKFLKPEALFLELCQSRASTLTCKNFKRHVPTVKEMVTQLRKKENIFSVLLGWFQAKIADDLHENEFRVAYEEAIKYGGKVILGDRPDNITLRRFWSKTPLWHKTKLLLLLLLGAVIIPGSDYLNNEPKLRDDSVMSKWFPTFVEIIGHERDQYMSSTLLKVASENSSVVAVVGRAHLEGIKKHWKQPVVMKDLMTVPSVEPAVSAIRILRSVGVVVAAVAIISGIEITVIRDDGVAGLVIISCKK from the exons ATGCATAATCTGAAATTCAATACCATGGGGCTTTCATCCATCCAG GAATCATACAGACGAGTTCAGGCTACAGTGAAATTTCTGAAACCGGAG GCCCTCTTCCTAGAGTTGTGCCAGAGTCGTGCTTCAACTCTTACCTGTAAAAATTTCAAg AGACACGTACCCACTGTGAAAGAAATGGTTACACAATTGAGGAAAAAAGAGAACATTTTTTCAGTACTTTTGGGTTGGTTCCAAGCCAAG ATTGCTGATGATCTTCATGAAAATGAGTTTCGTGTGGCATATGAAGAAGCCATCAAATATGGAGGCAAAGTGATACTTGGTGATCGCCCTGATAAT ATTACATTAAGGAGATTTTGGAGTAAGACCCCACTTTGgcataaaacaaaattgttacTCCTTTTACTTCTCGGGGCAGTTATTATACCCGGCTCTGATTATCTTAACAATGAG CCGAAGTTAAGGGATGACAGTGTCATGAGTAAGTGGTTTCCGACTTTCGTGGAGATTATTGGGCATGAACGAGATCA GTACATGTCCTCCACATTATTAAAAGTGGCGAGTGAAAATAGCTCagttgttgctgttgttggaAGGGCTCATTTAGAGGGAATAAAGAAGCATTGGAAGCAACCTGTCGTG ATGAAGGATCTCATGACAGTCCCATCTGTTGAACCAGCTGTATCTGCAATAAGAATCTTGAGATCCGTTGGTGTTGTCGTGGCTGCGGTGGCCATTATATCAGGAATTGAAATAACTGTTATAAGAGATGATGGGGTGGCTGGGCTGGTCATTATTTCATGCAAGAAATAA
- the LOC108340256 gene encoding uncharacterized protein LOC108340256 isoform X3 yields the protein MHNLKFNTMGLSSIQILCVMFQRLMGHLVTRTRTLHQLARVTPFIHRHKSLLVAPISCSQTLSSLQFSTDTSAFTHHPVRLPDDLSKDLIVLSCESSAEGGVCHVYLVGVSHGTKESYRRVQATVKFLKPEALFLELCQSRASTLTCKNFKRHVPTVKEMVTQLRKKENIFSVLLGWFQAKIADDLHENEFRVAYEEAIKYGGKVILGDRPDNITLRRFWSKTPLWHKTKLLLLLLLGAVIIPGSDYLNNEPKLRDDSVMSKWFPTFVEIIGHERDQYMSSTLLKVASENSSVVAVVGRAHLEGIKKHWKQPVVMKDLMTVPSVEPAVSAIRILRSVGVVVAAVAIISGIEITVIRDDGVAGLVIISCKK from the exons ATGCATAATCTGAAATTCAATACCATGGGGCTTTCATCCATCCAG ATTCTCTGCGTCATGTTTCAACGGCTTATGGGTCACCTCGTCACTCGCACTCGCACTCTCCATCAGCTCGCCCGAGTCACGCCCTTCATTCATCGCCATAAATCTCTCCTCGTAGCACCAATTTCTTGTTCCCAAACCCTATCTTCCCTCCAATTCTCCACCGACACCTCCGCCTTCACCCACCACCCGGTCAGGCTCCCGGACGATCTATCTAAAGACCTGATTGTCCTCTCGTGCGAGTCTTCAGCCGAAGGCGGCGTCTGCCACGTTTACTTGGTCGGAGTCTCTCATGGCACCAAG GAATCATACAGACGAGTTCAGGCTACAGTGAAATTTCTGAAACCGGAG GCCCTCTTCCTAGAGTTGTGCCAGAGTCGTGCTTCAACTCTTACCTGTAAAAATTTCAAg AGACACGTACCCACTGTGAAAGAAATGGTTACACAATTGAGGAAAAAAGAGAACATTTTTTCAGTACTTTTGGGTTGGTTCCAAGCCAAG ATTGCTGATGATCTTCATGAAAATGAGTTTCGTGTGGCATATGAAGAAGCCATCAAATATGGAGGCAAAGTGATACTTGGTGATCGCCCTGATAAT ATTACATTAAGGAGATTTTGGAGTAAGACCCCACTTTGgcataaaacaaaattgttacTCCTTTTACTTCTCGGGGCAGTTATTATACCCGGCTCTGATTATCTTAACAATGAG CCGAAGTTAAGGGATGACAGTGTCATGAGTAAGTGGTTTCCGACTTTCGTGGAGATTATTGGGCATGAACGAGATCA GTACATGTCCTCCACATTATTAAAAGTGGCGAGTGAAAATAGCTCagttgttgctgttgttggaAGGGCTCATTTAGAGGGAATAAAGAAGCATTGGAAGCAACCTGTCGTG ATGAAGGATCTCATGACAGTCCCATCTGTTGAACCAGCTGTATCTGCAATAAGAATCTTGAGATCCGTTGGTGTTGTCGTGGCTGCGGTGGCCATTATATCAGGAATTGAAATAACTGTTATAAGAGATGATGGGGTGGCTGGGCTGGTCATTATTTCATGCAAGAAATAA
- the LOC108340256 gene encoding uncharacterized protein LOC108340256 isoform X2, protein MDNLQRIQKHLKQPVLILCVMFQRLMGHLVTRTRTLHQLARVTPFIHRHKSLLVAPISCSQTLSSLQFSTDTSAFTHHPVRLPDDLSKDLIVLSCESSAEGGVCHVYLVGVSHGTKESYRRVQATVKFLKPEALFLELCQSRASTLTCKNFKRHVPTVKEMVTQLRKKENIFSVLLGWFQAKIADDLHENEFRVAYEEAIKYGGKVILGDRPDNITLRRFWSKTPLWHKTKLLLLLLLGAVIIPGSDYLNNEPKLRDDSVMSKWFPTFVEIIGHERDQYMSSTLLKVASENSSVVAVVGRAHLEGIKKHWKQPVVMKDLMTVPSVEPAVSAIRILRSVGVVVAAVAIISGIEITVIRDDGVAGLVIISCKK, encoded by the exons ATGGATAATTTACAGAGAATACAGAAGCATTTGAAGCAACCTGTCCTG ATTCTCTGCGTCATGTTTCAACGGCTTATGGGTCACCTCGTCACTCGCACTCGCACTCTCCATCAGCTCGCCCGAGTCACGCCCTTCATTCATCGCCATAAATCTCTCCTCGTAGCACCAATTTCTTGTTCCCAAACCCTATCTTCCCTCCAATTCTCCACCGACACCTCCGCCTTCACCCACCACCCGGTCAGGCTCCCGGACGATCTATCTAAAGACCTGATTGTCCTCTCGTGCGAGTCTTCAGCCGAAGGCGGCGTCTGCCACGTTTACTTGGTCGGAGTCTCTCATGGCACCAAG GAATCATACAGACGAGTTCAGGCTACAGTGAAATTTCTGAAACCGGAG GCCCTCTTCCTAGAGTTGTGCCAGAGTCGTGCTTCAACTCTTACCTGTAAAAATTTCAAg AGACACGTACCCACTGTGAAAGAAATGGTTACACAATTGAGGAAAAAAGAGAACATTTTTTCAGTACTTTTGGGTTGGTTCCAAGCCAAG ATTGCTGATGATCTTCATGAAAATGAGTTTCGTGTGGCATATGAAGAAGCCATCAAATATGGAGGCAAAGTGATACTTGGTGATCGCCCTGATAAT ATTACATTAAGGAGATTTTGGAGTAAGACCCCACTTTGgcataaaacaaaattgttacTCCTTTTACTTCTCGGGGCAGTTATTATACCCGGCTCTGATTATCTTAACAATGAG CCGAAGTTAAGGGATGACAGTGTCATGAGTAAGTGGTTTCCGACTTTCGTGGAGATTATTGGGCATGAACGAGATCA GTACATGTCCTCCACATTATTAAAAGTGGCGAGTGAAAATAGCTCagttgttgctgttgttggaAGGGCTCATTTAGAGGGAATAAAGAAGCATTGGAAGCAACCTGTCGTG ATGAAGGATCTCATGACAGTCCCATCTGTTGAACCAGCTGTATCTGCAATAAGAATCTTGAGATCCGTTGGTGTTGTCGTGGCTGCGGTGGCCATTATATCAGGAATTGAAATAACTGTTATAAGAGATGATGGGGTGGCTGGGCTGGTCATTATTTCATGCAAGAAATAA
- the LOC108340256 gene encoding uncharacterized protein LOC108340256 isoform X4 has product MFQRLMGHLVTRTRTLHQLARVTPFIHRHKSLLVAPISCSQTLSSLQFSTDTSAFTHHPVRLPDDLSKDLIVLSCESSAEGGVCHVYLVGVSHGTKESYRRVQATVKFLKPEALFLELCQSRASTLTCKNFKRHVPTVKEMVTQLRKKENIFSVLLGWFQAKIADDLHENEFRVAYEEAIKYGGKVILGDRPDNITLRRFWSKTPLWHKTKLLLLLLLGAVIIPGSDYLNNEPKLRDDSVMSKWFPTFVEIIGHERDQYMSSTLLKVASENSSVVAVVGRAHLEGIKKHWKQPVVMKDLMTVPSVEPAVSAIRILRSVGVVVAAVAIISGIEITVIRDDGVAGLVIISCKK; this is encoded by the exons ATGTTTCAACGGCTTATGGGTCACCTCGTCACTCGCACTCGCACTCTCCATCAGCTCGCCCGAGTCACGCCCTTCATTCATCGCCATAAATCTCTCCTCGTAGCACCAATTTCTTGTTCCCAAACCCTATCTTCCCTCCAATTCTCCACCGACACCTCCGCCTTCACCCACCACCCGGTCAGGCTCCCGGACGATCTATCTAAAGACCTGATTGTCCTCTCGTGCGAGTCTTCAGCCGAAGGCGGCGTCTGCCACGTTTACTTGGTCGGAGTCTCTCATGGCACCAAG GAATCATACAGACGAGTTCAGGCTACAGTGAAATTTCTGAAACCGGAG GCCCTCTTCCTAGAGTTGTGCCAGAGTCGTGCTTCAACTCTTACCTGTAAAAATTTCAAg AGACACGTACCCACTGTGAAAGAAATGGTTACACAATTGAGGAAAAAAGAGAACATTTTTTCAGTACTTTTGGGTTGGTTCCAAGCCAAG ATTGCTGATGATCTTCATGAAAATGAGTTTCGTGTGGCATATGAAGAAGCCATCAAATATGGAGGCAAAGTGATACTTGGTGATCGCCCTGATAAT ATTACATTAAGGAGATTTTGGAGTAAGACCCCACTTTGgcataaaacaaaattgttacTCCTTTTACTTCTCGGGGCAGTTATTATACCCGGCTCTGATTATCTTAACAATGAG CCGAAGTTAAGGGATGACAGTGTCATGAGTAAGTGGTTTCCGACTTTCGTGGAGATTATTGGGCATGAACGAGATCA GTACATGTCCTCCACATTATTAAAAGTGGCGAGTGAAAATAGCTCagttgttgctgttgttggaAGGGCTCATTTAGAGGGAATAAAGAAGCATTGGAAGCAACCTGTCGTG ATGAAGGATCTCATGACAGTCCCATCTGTTGAACCAGCTGTATCTGCAATAAGAATCTTGAGATCCGTTGGTGTTGTCGTGGCTGCGGTGGCCATTATATCAGGAATTGAAATAACTGTTATAAGAGATGATGGGGTGGCTGGGCTGGTCATTATTTCATGCAAGAAATAA